TTAAGGCACTGTAGCCCGTTAAGCGGGCCATATCTGTCTTTGGTCATTGATTACAGTGGATTTCTAATACAgaaacatctgtacaaaaacatattgttatctcaacAACAAGTGTCAAGGCAGTCGAAACCCACTTTAATGTGGCCAATTAGACAATCACTAAGCCCTATACTTCTAATAATATGTCCTCGATGATTAGACAATGATGGTCGCCCGCTTAAGGGATTGCGACGCATTATGCCCCGATAAATACTgatgcaattaaaattaatgaaattttattaaggttGTTTTTTGCACCGCTGGCTACTTTCTGGCTTGTACTTATAGCCAGTACAAGGCCAGTAAAGTCTTGGAAATGTGAGAGTGTAGTTAGACCTAGGATGTAAATTTTTCTGAAAACTGTAATatggtaatataaaatatattcttgcACTTCCAGGAAGTATTATCTTTACCATTAAGATGTATAAAGggcgaaaaaaaattactcacTTTCATCTGTTTAAGATCTGATTTAATTACTGTTTTTGAAGGTATGGAATTAACGGATAAGATCTACAATAATCTTCGAAAATCTGTATTACATCAAATACATGTTGTACATTTTAAGATACATTTCTTACGTTATAGaggataattataataatacaaataaaatagtaacagTCTTCAgaattaattcattttcacATTGAATAATTCAATACTACAAAAGTCATCATACAATCTagcataggtgggcacagttaatcaaaaagttaacttcgttaatcgttaattcgttaaataaaaatttaacttcgttaatcgttaaagcgtttaatttaccaaaatttaacgcaagttaaagttaacagttaaagttaatttttgtttatattacgagtataaggcgcaagcgggaaatggccatccgaatcgtatggaccgattttgtcgagactttcaatagaacttaggctatttttttactgcgcttacgaaatctcgggagatcgctaatcctatctatagtttagttatataatatactaaaataaaatttagacaataggagcgatgtactaatgcctgtaccataataatgacatagcatgcactagttacacacacttatatacttcactgacaatgatggacaattgactttttcagtcaatttttttatcgacaataggacgtcacggaattaaagagctaactaaatttagacaaaacaaattatctattaaacagtaagacatgtgataatattcaaaagaaaacaatcaaaacttttgtgcagtatttacatttatctgttactatttgcaaccggatattcatttgctcatactccaacaactgaacatttaattttatgtataatttggtaatatttttttattttattttagctaaggacccacgaacagacttatcattttttacgtactttttatttattaatatagatttattaataaaacttctaacatcagaggaaacttattataacattgataaataaactatataaccaatccagtgatacatctcaacgcatcaaaacatacaactgagatgccttcgataacttctatcatctaatgatctatcgtccgatctattgttatatgttaaatcaagttaaattactctcagtgtatagaacataagttacacgacataacgaaaacaaccgatcgcgggtgatgtcttctctctttcttatcacctataaaatcgttatagttaattagtaagaatatattttgaattattttcaacgacattcgattaattttaaaataaactttcgatatacgtaaaaaaatcgatgtctttttgtaaaggtcacttgtggcgacatttcatatattaaatttagtataacacagtttaacattatttcactaacataattattttatctttttcctcattctttctcgttttgtcgtatactttttttgtaaacaaacaaattatcttcgctattgtctttgcgcagcgcacgtgcatccccgaccattagaagggttggggccataaaccatcgagttcgttatcgcattctctgtgcggctgtccatttgatcctttgttcatatttttgttgttgttaaaattatttttcgttgaccatgaagaagccccaaaaaaacaaacgacggtaataaacacctaaatcccttttgtttttgcggaacgtttattgcgtacacatttcgtctttcgaatttttaaatttatttttcattgtttgtttcttatctacgcaatgacaaaaaaatcctatttgtacgctttttcaaatgaaccataaactatttttttttacattttttgttgtctttaaactccaacattaaaataaaaatttttgtctgcaacaaagtttagttgtattttaggtacgacgttgaagagtaatgtacactcgattattttgattgcaattcaatgcagagtttatcttttttaatagattttctcgtctcacgtataacaattattgtattaaaagtaaagtgttttcgaaccttatgttgattttataacaacaaagtcttgttctaaaaaaagtgatgttaaataaatgaaaaccagttttaatgtgaataaaatgtaataaagacttttcgagatatttgtgtaaatgtgaaataattaataaactttgaaggtggctagcgcctaaacttcgcaatagttgatagaggtaagtttgtttaaatcgtcactattttctaacaaggattctgtggtacgcttttgatcacgtctatcccggccgcttggtgtattgtataacatgcatcacactcgctcgttctcgttctctctcgttctcgttcaccattcgactcgccgacggtcgccgaacatagccgaacttacgaatgtagcctgatgcataatttaaataaaatgacaacacgtcaataagtgtctattgtaacaattaacggactaaattaacggaagtagaatttaacggaagttaacaagagcgttaacactttttgaatttaacttaaaagttaatccgttaaggaaaatgttaacttcgttaattaacgattaacggattaacgagttaatgcccacctttgcaATCTAggtatacaataataaaatggcAAAATACACATTCAGAAGTATAAGAAATATGCTGAATATACAAAGTCAGATCAGATCTCTCGGACCTCAAATTGATAGGTACAATTTAAGTTCACATAGTAACTAAATCacgattcaattaaaattaaaagattcaataaaaaaatctttgctAAACCTCTAAAATAGACTGAACAGATATATTTtgtgttgtattaaaaaataaaatcaagttaAGTTActcataaaaaacttacaatgCTATTGTTgcgtacttaaataaaaaaaatacaaataaaacattttattggtCAGACCACTAATATTAAACCTTaaaggaataataaataaaatataactagaaTGCCTCTAGACGCTTTGAACAATGTAAAATTACACTGGTATAACTAAGTTTCCACTGCAGAAACagctgtacaaaaacatattgtcaccccctttcattttgtttctaaataaagataacaacatttttttggACAGAGGTAAGGAACTGACTCGTAGTtagggattgcaatccggAAAAACGGATCCGGTAATCCGGCGGATCCGGCatcatttaatggttaccggATCCGGTACCAATATACCGGATCCGAAAACCGGATCCGGTGCTAGCAGTTTGtgggaaaataatatagctTTTGCATGAGTaggtattttaaatgcgaTGTGCGTATATATTTGCAGCTCTATTAGAAGTCGTTTAGGTGATGacacaattaacaatatttgttttctacgatcttattttcaaaatcaatattgattttctttttatacttatatttttttacaattattacttaaaataattatttatcgtaagttgattaaactaaagagttctaaactcattattgtgataatttttgccATTCATTCGTTCGACAGATTCATCAAATCATGATGGTATCTGTTATAATCATGAACACCTATAAGACTTGTTTGTTAGCATtctcaaatactttaataatgattttgatctcatttcagttaattacgtaaggttaattgtatctattagatattatagttacttgataattaatattgttacttataaattgatcTATCTGTGAAAGTGAAATCTAGAAAGACTAAGCTACTCGTTacgtcgtaaaattattactagttacctacactactaaattttaattgttttcttgttgTCCATTTGTCTTAACattggttaagaaataaagtcgattttatatatttgtgatttatttttaataaactacctacatataagtgcagtgacacttgattaacttacttattttgtactaaaaagcgAAAATCATCTTGATTTAATCAATCCGGTTGGATCCGGTCGGATCCGGCCGGATTGATGGGAATCCGGTCGTATCCGGCCGGACTGAAAATGACGccggattgcaatccctaCTCGTAgttgaatgtaaataaatctgatttagaaaaatttataaattaacacaaaaaaaagcaataagcGAACACCATGCGCGGAGGTGCGCATTTGCATAACTACAAGAGTTTAtgacataatttatatgtGCTTTaacatcttaattaaaatagttgcccatgtacttaattttataagtattttatatatatgccTAACATCATCATGCAAGAAGATCACAACATCGAAAATGCAAGGAATTTTTCTCTAATTGCAACACCACAAAGGAAAGTGTATGTAGATGGCCAAAGGACCTTGAATCCATgtcagaaataaattaaaaaaaaaaaggtgtaTGTAGGACTGTACgtgattttgtttctttattatCAAACTACGTCTTGTTTCATGTATTTGTAATGCTATACATgcattaatttacaaaatctaTCACATAAATACTAACGAGCTAGAATTATTCATGTATATTTGTAGTTTGAGCGCTTAAAATTGTGCCAaatgattaattataaaaataagagaGTAATACGATAGAAAAACAGGCGGAACCAACGTCAGGCACAGATAGTATAGGAGATTACTTCAtttgaattacaaatattatgatattatttttccctaaagaaatatattcttTGAAATATGTGGCCAAAgtatttgtacaataaatatagtttttataaactgtttaagaaaaaaagggtttatgtgtaaaatttataagattatatGAACCAGATACATATATAGAATAAATATAGACACGATAGATCAAATACagatcaatatttttacaaatatgtaatagttgtttagaaataacatgtacatgtttaatttagtaaatagactactaaataagtaaattgtcAGAATGTTACACAAAGGAAAGCAGATTATATACAAAAGTCTTCATTTATGTATACTAGTAGTACGCCATCTCACCAGTACTGCAGAacaatacttattaatttatttactacaagCGGTACACAGCGAATTTGTCAGCGCAGATTTAAGAAATAGCCTATAATATACCCGAATGCATCAGCTATCTTTCGATCCAAgttccgtcaaaatcggtacagccgttccggagattacccggagcAAACacggccttgcggacagacatatACACacagaaaatgaaaaaattggCTTATCGTTATCAGCTAAGCAAATTCTTCATGTGTATGAAATctgtttttacaatattacagagataaaacaattttattaatatgtatagattaaaattttgtatatttcgtacattttttattcatatcaaTACTAAGATATGTTTACATATCATATAAGGCTGACGCCattgaatgtaattttttaaccaAATATTCTCCCCAATACAAATGTTACATCCCTGTATTAAACATCACTTAGTTCCAACATTTCCTTTAGATAATATCAGACTGTTATTGAGAACAAACCCTTTGTCCGAGCACACAGCAGATGACGTACTTGTATCACTGTACAACATCAATAACTCAGATTAGCTTGGAACACATCTAATACTGAATATATACATCTAACATTCATAAATCATTACACCTTTTAGCCATAATAttaactactactactaacaCTAATAatgttgattattatttttaatgtcatcTCTTAATTAGAGCtacaaacatataattttaaaatagggTTTTTTATTGAGACTCTGACCtacaattttatctatttaatatCTCTAAAAGATTCAATTGTAatacttttgtaaataatttaaaataatgtcacTGACATTATTACtgacacattttaataaatattaaatgagaaTGTATAAAACGgttctaaaataaacaataaattaatgtaaacagtataaaataatttgtactaatgcattaacaaaaaatttagaaatagtttttatttcatttgggTCTATGATTTGAGCCATTATGCCatattatactcgtagtaatattaaaatacaataaaattaaacgagatatctttaaacattttaaatacataattaggCGGTAACTACAAATAACACCATAGAATAACGTCTGACAACTTTTTTCTGTGCGAACAGTTCACAATAATACCATTGAACAACTTTGAAACAGTTAATTTACACTGAATTCACAAATAATTACTTCTTGTAATTAAATGGCGTAAAACGTCCTAAttcttgttattttctttaaagtttGTAGAAATACTGAAAGTTCCAAAATAGTCTGGATCACTAATTTAGTTTGGTTATTAATCACTGCACGATGTCTTTAAACGCaacaaatacttttacaaGGCCGTAATCGATcaaataagtttatatttttcactgcactttgttttaagttttgtttactATCATTTTATGaaagtacattttaactttgatTGTACGTTTCAACACGAACCAATTTCGCAACAGAATATTTCGGCACACATCCCACAGACTATATAAGTTTTTCTGCCATATTTGGCTCAAGACAgcgtttacatttattatatggTAACACTGAAACTATGATCCTAATTTTTTTGAGCGATTTCGTCGATTATGTTGACGTTTTGCTCATATATGCTAAAAACTCGCATAACCATGCTACTTTACATACTGagcaatttatttactatgtGAAGTCTTCATCTTCTCATTGATATGCTGaacctataaataaatgtattagtcagattaataaaattttaaataatattatatctaaGTTAACAGTGTAAACAACTAACATTGACCagcgtaataaataaaaatcagaaattaatttataatgattgatgataaattatatacttcCTCTAGACggaaatattacatttaaaagaataaacgTTCAATGAACTAGGcatgcatttttaattttgtacaacaTGTCTAATGGCGGACACAGAGTTTaactttactaaaatattgtaataatttggaAGTGAACTGGATGATTATTGttcgtgtatttttttaacccaATATTACCTTACCTTGTTCTTATAGAAACTATAAACGGTTTATAGATAATAAGCTGCCTcagcgactccatccgcgcggaattaaaaaaaaacttaattagtagccctatgtgttcttcctgactatgttctacatctgtgattTAATAGAAATTCGCTTAACCGTTCTGCAGATATTtcctaacaaacatccatccatccatcctaacatttataacattagaaaGAAGTAAAACTTTCTGTCTAAAACTACGTAATTTCCAAAAGGATGCAGCTCTTCCCAATATCCGAAAATATTCCATTGTCTTCCACATTGATTTCTACATAtgtctaaataaaaactacttatAACACATAAtctaataaactattttacacATACAACAGAAACAAATGAAGAAAACAGTGCCTTCGGCACCTACATAACAGTTATATCAGGGAATAAATAACGATTTACtggacattttaaatattaaaacttaaacttggaggaaaaaaaaataaaataaaaagccgTTCACAGCGATATCAACCTGTCATCACCTCGATGGGGAGAGAGCTGCGTCGTGGTATGTTAGAGAGTGATTTCTCTTGTGCGTTGTTTGCCGCCCTGGCAAGCCACTGTTGGCAAGAGGCTACAGCACTGGGCTTCTTGCGAGTGACGGTAGGAGCGCTGGCGCGGGCACCCTGGGCTCCCTGTGCGCTCTGTGCGAGGCCGCGCAGCTCGGACACCGCCACGGGTACCGGCGCAGAGCCCCGGCGACGTCTGCCCTCCTCCTTCGTAGATTCAGCGTGTTTGCGCAATGAATGAATTGCTGCCACATCGagcatttttttctctttcagagctgttttatgaaaaaaaaaacatgttttagttcatattttagatttacaaaaGTAGAAATGTTACTATTAATACATACTAAAActtcaaatatttgtaaactttttaaacagCAGTGGCatgaattgcagatgcatgcCTGCCTAGTACTACGGGCGTAGCGCTTCGTTTAGGTTCGGTTTCGCTAGGAAGTTACAATGGAAGGGACGTTGTATAAGAGTGAATATTTACCCCCAGCGGTCGCTGCCGTGGAGTCAGCCGGCATTGACTTCCGTCTAGGAGTAAGCTGTTCCAGGTGCAAGCCATCGAGTGTGACGGCAGACAGGTTGTCGCGCAGTCGGCTGCCCACAGCCAAGGCGGCCTCGCCTCGTTTCTCTCGCCGCCCACCTTCCTGCGTTGCAGTCCCGCTTGTAGACGCCTCATTCTGATCGCTCTTTTCGGCTTCAGATTTTTTAAACCACCTGAACCTGGtcgcttttaaattttctaagcGGTGCAAGAAATCTGACTTGGTAGTCGGAGGCGAAAATCTTGTGTCCTCTGCGCTTTTGTGCAAGTGTCGCGAGGCTAACAAGCACTCCAGAAATGTGGTCTCCGAAGTTGGGATTTTTTGATAGCTATCATCATCAGCATCGTCTACTTGCAATAAATTCTCAGTGCTCAAATATTTCTCAGTTGAAAAGGTTGCTCTCTCGCCTCGCTTTGGTGAACATTGCTGGGACCGTATCGAGAACTCGATGTCGAGCCGGCTAGTGTCCCGTCGCATCTCCGAGCTGCTGGCCGATGCGCGGCTCTTTACGTGGCGcttgatttttctttcttgGAAAATATTAAGCGGTACCGAGAAACGCCTCAATTGTTCTTTGAAACCTCTCGGCTTGATTGGATTCAATGAACTCCTGCGCCCGGGCAGCAATAATTCAGAACTGTCGGACAAACCAGAGCCGGACTCGATATTGTCCTCCGCCACGTCAGTATCAGGCGCTTCTGTGGGATTCTTCTCTGGAACCTCCATCGCAACCAGTCTCTCCCATTTGTTTTGATTGGAGAGCAAGTTGTCTAACATCTGCATGGAGAGATCGTTTTGGAGGAACCGGTGCCACTCCTTTATCAGTGGCGTCACTATATACTTGGAAAATCCTGGAAAGTTATATTGATcgagttattttattataaactagcttttagccgcgactccgttcgcgcggaaaaaaataaaaaaaatagaaaacggggtaaaaattatcctatgtccgtttcctggttctaagctacctgcccaccaattttcagtcaaatcgattcagccgttcttgagttataaatagtgtaactaacacgactttcttttatatatataagactagcttttacccgcgactccgtccgcgcggaataaaaaatagaaaacggggtaaaaattatcctatgtccttttcctggttctaagctacctgcacaccaattttcagtcaaatcgattcagccattcttgagttataaatggtgtaactaacacaactttcttttatatatatagatagatataaacACAACTTATTGTGCCGGTAATTAAGTGCCGGAAGCTAATTGCTTTATTAGAAACAAAGTTATTGAAAGAGGtcactttaaaacaaatagcacCACAGCTGCTTTgctgctttttttttacattttactacaACAGTATTTATGGTTAAGTGTGTGGCTGATCTGTACAtgattttttgtacaaaatgtaGGTTGTTCAAAAATTATACGCAAAGCTGAATATGTATATTGCGTTTCGTTTGATTAGTGCCATGTCAAATGTatacaactaaaattaaacctcATATTACACTATCATGTGTTTCAGTCACAactcatattaaataaaaaaaaatatattttaccttaTACTACACTTACCTATGTATACTTTGAAAGTAAAACGCGTAGGCGCTTACATAATGGTCTCGCGTTAAACGTCGTTAATTACctatcatattttaatataaatttctaatCATGAATGCTGCGGTGGATCGGTATatgagtaatatatttataaaaaaaagaacttaccTATTTGAATATTCGGCACAGATATATTATTCTTGTCACAGAACGCGGAGACAGGCAGGTTGAGTTCGCGCTCGTAGTCACCTTGTCTAAAGAATTCCTCGCAAACCTTGAAACTCCAATTCTTACTGATGTTCCAGGGCCGGCATGGGTTGGAGATATCCGCACATTTGAGGGCGATTTGCATCACCAAAAAGCGGTGTTCGCGTTTCCTCAAATCTAACGTGTTGGTGTCGATGTGACCCTGAAATAGAAACGTTCTTCAAATTatgataaagaaatattttttattagcgGCTGCCAATTGTTCGAAATGCGACCATAATTCATTATTAtagattgtttaaatttttgattacaaatattttttattctataatgTGTCACACCTCACGATTTAAAAAGGGGTACAAAGATTTTGCttcaagttaattaaattgtacgtAGAGACAATAGAATcaacaacaaatatttgtgaagcTGTGGACAACAGTACCAGTAATCGTGTTAAAGATTTGTGTGttcaaatttgtattttagtatGGCAGGTGTCGGTAATGAAAACGCAACATGAGTTTGGGATTACAGCAGCGCCGGCAGCGGCAGCGGGCGGTGGATTTATGGCGTGTGCGTTAATCTCGCTCGTACCATAAACTAGATTGCCCGCAGATCTGACCGAGTTTTTCTATGTACACAACCCAGTTACCCGGACGTACGGATTAGATCGCCGAAAATGCGTCGTTAAGGTGGTGAGACACTAGGCCCTTTGTACACAAGGAAACATTAATCTTTGATACTCGGTGATTTTAGACTCTAACTGAATTACGCAAAAAATGTCAGAGGTTCGTATACGGGCCAGCAACGCGcgccttttgtttttttattgtcgaAGTCAGTCGCTCACATAAGTAAGTTCGTGTCAGCCGTGTAGTCGCTATGTCTGTACTGACCGACTAGACGATTGGTGTTGACGATGTCACGTTGTGTGAACGGAGCGCGCTCTTCGCGATATTGGCGACGAAAGGATCGAACAATAGCGTCTGAGATTTGCGTAGACTTGTGAACGAGGGGCCCGATAGCGTCAATGTAGGTGCATTGCACCCAGAACGTTATAGTCCAATTACATTCGGGTATATAATGTATGAATAAAAAGTCCAAAGAACAAAAGAGAATgcgtatttaaaatacatacatcatAGACACACAAAGATACGAGTTATTAAAACCGttacattttaacaagtaAAAAGTGAGACCCGGATGAGATAGATGTGACTGAATATaagatatatgtacatatataggtatatgtcTAGAGACTATATGGATTGTTATGTATGGACActtgaaagatttaaaataattaaaaaaaagtaaaaaaattacctacgatataaaaagacaaaatgGTTAATTAAGTGTGTCAGCACCCTTGGGACGTTTTAGAGATGATGGATAAAACTACAATTTCTAAATCCTAACGAGCAAAAACGTTATCACCGAGTGAGACGAAAATCATTTCGTATCTAAACTGGCGAGGTTACAGGCGGCCTCTGATACCAACTATACAAagagattaaaatataatactgtTATAGAGCGGGCATTATGAGCAATTGCACTAAGGATAATCGTTCGTTACTGAATAGTCAAAAGAGCGTAACATCTTTGAGAGTACGGTTTGGATCTTTATGTCCCTTCTATATACGTACGTACGTAATATTGAGCCTT
This DNA window, taken from Papilio machaon chromosome Z, ilPapMach1.1, whole genome shotgun sequence, encodes the following:
- the LOC106715937 gene encoding calcium/calmodulin-dependent 3',5'-cyclic nucleotide phosphodiesterase 1C, giving the protein MQHCGFCSMVSDFLCRTLCVGSRRGSSDTYYRELGDQDTLRIEDNKSSTSSSFSNDVEEIIFVTVHETLPQARRHSDEDAIANMKEKAAITGRFLTLKTRRRRHLVPEVQEHDALLLDSLQLRQQQCILNRSALWNFNAFALENVSGGRCLPELCVHLFHEYGLISHYRLDAATLWKLFSLIEEGYHSSNPYHNAVHAADVTQAMHCFLQQEQILPFMEPQEILACLLAAIAHDLDHPGVNQTFLIATSNYLAKLYNNTSVLENHHWRSATSCLIESGVMESLRDIWSSLQDQISALILATDITRQQEYLSHFKGHIDTNTLDLRKREHRFLVMQIALKCADISNPCRPWNISKNWSFKVCEEFFRQGDYERELNLPVSAFCDKNNISVPNIQIGFSKYIVTPLIKEWHRFLQNDLSMQMLDNLLSNQNKWERLVAMEVPEKNPTEAPDTDVAEDNIESGSGLSDSSELLLPGRRSSLNPIKPRGFKEQLRRFSVPLNIFQERKIKRHVKSRASASSSEMRRDTSRLDIEFSIRSQQCSPKRGERATFSTEKYLSTENLLQVDDADDDSYQKIPTSETTFLECLLASRHLHKSAEDTRFSPPTTKSDFLHRLENLKATRFRWFKKSEAEKSDQNEASTSGTATQEGGRREKRGEAALAVGSRLRDNLSAVTLDGLHLEQLTPRRKSMPADSTAATAGALKEKKMLDVAAIHSLRKHAESTKEEGRRRRGSAPVPVAVSELRGLAQSAQGAQGARASAPTVTRKKPSAVASCQQWLARAANNAQEKSLSNIPRRSSLPIEVMTG